A part of Corvus cornix cornix isolate S_Up_H32 chromosome Z, ASM73873v5, whole genome shotgun sequence genomic DNA contains:
- the HTR1A gene encoding 5-hydroxytryptamine receptor 1A, whose protein sequence is MDVANNTTSPARSPEETSGPGLAEVTLGYQVLTSLLLGTLILCAVSGNACVIAAIALERSLQTVANYLIGSLAVTDLMVSVLVLPMAALYQVLNKWTLGQVTCDIFISLDVLCCTSSILHLCAIALDRYWAITDPIDYVNKRTPRRAAVLISLTWLIGFLISIPPMLGWRTPEDRSNPDACTISKDHGYTIYSTFGAFYIPLLLMLVLYGRIFKAARFRIRKTVKKAEKKKIADTCLTLSPATVKKGNGEPGKGWRRTVEPKPGACVNGAVRQGQDGTALEIIEVQHCNSSSKTHLPLPSEACGSPPPPSFESRNEKNTEAKRRMALSRERKTVKTLGIIMGTFILCWLPFFIVALVLPFCDSKCYMPEWLGAVINWLGYSNSLLNPIIYAYFNKDFQSAFKKIIKCKFCRQ, encoded by the coding sequence ATGGATGTGGCCAACAACACTACCTCCCCAGCGCGCTCCCCCGAGGAAACAAGCGGCCCCGGCCTCGCCGAGGTGACCCTGGGCTACCAGGTGctcacctccctgctcctgggcacaCTTATCCTGTGCGCCGTGAGTGGCAACGCCTGCGTGATCGCAGCTATCGCCCTGGAGCGCTCCCTGCAAACCGTGGCCAACTATTTGATCGGCTCGCTGGCCGTCACCGACCTCATGGTGTCCGTGCTGGTGCTGCCCATGGCGGCCCTCTACCAGGTGCTGAACAAGTGGACGCTGGGGCAGGTCACCTGCGACATCTTCATCTCGCTGGACGTGCTTTGCTGCACCTCTTCTATCCTGCACCTGTGCGCCATCGCCTTGGACAGGTACTGGGCCATCACGGACCCCATCGACTATGTTAACAAGCGAACTCCCCGGCGGGCGGCCGTGCTCATCAGCCTGACCTGGCTTATCGGCTTCTTGATATCCATCCCGCCCATGCTGGGCTGGAGGACGCCGGAGGACCGCTCGAACCCCGACGCCTGCACCATCAGCAAGGACCACGGGTACACCATCTACTCCACCTTCGGCGCCTTCTACATTCCGCTTCTTCTCATGCTGGTGCTCTACGGTCGCATCTTCAAGGCGGCACGCTTTAGGATCCGCAAGACAGtcaagaaagcagagaagaaaaaaatcgCCGACACCTGCCTCACCCTCTCTCCGGCCACCGTGAAGAAAGGCAACGGGGAGCCCGGCAAGGGCTGGCGGCGGACTGTAGAGCCCAAACCCGGCGCTTGTGTCAACGGCGCGGTGCGGCAGGGCCAGGACGGGACCGCCCTGGAGATCATCGAGGTCCAGCACTGCAACAGTTCCTCCAAGACTCACTTGCCGCTACCCAGCGAGGCGTGCGGCTCCCCACCGCCGCCCTCCTTCGAGAGCCGCAACGAGAAGAACACGGAAGCTAAACGGAGAATGGCTCTGTCCCGGGAGAGGAAGACTGTCAAGACCCTGGGCATCATTATGGGCACCTTTATCCTCTGCTGGCTGCCGTTCTTCATCGTGGCCCTGGTCCTGCCCTTTTGTGACAGTAAGTGCTACATGCCCGAGTGGCTGGGGGCAGTCATCAACTGGCTGGGCTACTCCAACTCCCTTCTCAACCCCATTATCTATGCCTATTTCAACAAAGACTTCCAAAgtgcttttaagaaaattatcaaGTGCAAATTCTGCCGGCAGTGA